TCCTGCGGCGATGCGGACTTTGATATCCTGGGCCTCTCCGCGGCGGATTACCCGGAGCTGCCCATGGTGGAGGATGATTTTTCCGTCTCCATCCAACAGAAGCTGCTGCGTGCCATGATCGAGGAGACGGCCTTCGCTGTCTCCACCAATGAGAGCCGCCCCATCCATACCGGTGCCCTGTTCGAGATCACGGACCAGGGCCTGACTATGGTGGCGGTGGACGGATTCCGTCTGGCCATCCGGCGGGAGCCGCTGGAAAAGATCGACGGCGGCGCCTTTTCCTTTGTGGCGCCGGGCAGCGCCCTGGGCGAGGTGAAAAATATCTGTTCCGACGTGGAGGATCTGGCTGCCGTGACCCTGGGCAAAAGTCATATTCTATTTGAGGTAGGAGACACGGAGTTGATCTGCCGCCGGTTGGAGGGAGAGTTCCTGGATTATAAGAATGCCATCCCACGGAAGAATCCCATCTCCGTCATCGCGGACACCAAGGCCCTGATCGAGAGCATTGACCGCGTCAGTGTGGTGATCTCCGAAAAGCAGAAGAGTCCGGTCCGGTGCCTGTTTGACCACGACAAGGTGCTGCTCTCCGCCAAGACCGGAAACGGCGAGGCCAAGGATATCTGCCGCTTGTCCGGTGACGGCGGCGGGCTGGAGATCGGGTTCAACAACCGCTATCTGATGGAGGCTCTCCGGTACGCGCCGGCGGACACGGTGAAGATCGAGCTGAATACCGGCGTCTCCCCCGCCATCATCGTCCCCACGGAGGGGGAGGAAAACTTCCTCTATATGGTCCTGCCGGTGCGGCTGAAGAGCGCGGAGTGAGCAGATGGAGACGATCACGATTCACACGGAGTTCATCAAGCTCCAGGACCTGCTGAAATTCGCCAATCTGGTGTCCTCCGGCGGCGAGGCAAAGGAGCGGATCCAGGGCGGCGAGGTCACCGTCAACGGCGAGATCTGCACCATGCGGGGCAAAAAGATCCGCCCCGGAGACGATGTGGCCTTCCAGGGCGCCCATTACACGGTGGCCTATGCGGATTCTTGAGCTGGAGCTGCAGCATTTCCGCAACTACTCCGGCCAGCGGGTATCCTTTGACCCGGACTGCAATGTGATCTTTGGGGAGAACGCCCAGGGCAAGACCAATCTGCTGGAGGCCATCGTCTACCTCTCCTGCGGGAAATCCCCCGGGCCAGGACGGACCGGGAGATGATTGCCTTCGATGCGCCCGCCGCTGTGCTGGAAGCCGGGATCTCCGCCCGAGACCGGGAGTTCCGCACCCGGGTGGAGCTGTACCGGGACCGGCGGCGGAAGATGTGGGTGAATCAGGTGCCTGCCAAAAACAGCGCCGCCCTGAGTCAGGTGTACCACACCGTATTCTTCTGCCCGGATGACCTGTATCTGATCCGGGAGGGGGCCGCCGCCCGGCGGCGCTTCATGGACACCGCACTCTGCCAGTTGCGGCCGAGATACGCGGCCGCTCTGGCGGAGTACCACCGGCTCTATGACCACAAGACCCGCATTCTGCGGGACAGTGAGGAGCGGCCGGATCTCCTGGAGCTGCTGCCGGACTTCAACGAGCGGATGGTTCGTTTCGGCGCTGTGCTGGTCCACTACCGCCGGCAGTTCGCGGAGGCGCTGAACCGCTATGCCGCCCGCCACCATCGGGAGTGCTCCGGCGGAAGGGAGCGCCTGGAGGTCACCTATCAGACTGTTTCCTCCGTCACGGACCCGGCGGCGGAGGTGGAGGTCCTCACGGAGCAGCTCCGGGCCCACATGGAATCCCACCAGGGGGCGGAGCGGGCCTCCCGGATGTGCCTCTCCGGCCCCCACAAGGACGATCTGGTCATCACCATCGACGGCCGGGAGGCCAAATCCTACTCTTCCCAGGGTCAGACCCGCACCGCGGCTCTGGCGCTGAAGCTGGCGGAGCGGGAAATCTACCAGAACGCCACCGGCGAATACCCGGTGCTGCTGCTGGATGACGTTCTCAGTGAGCTGGATCCCCGCCGGCAGGAGTTCGTTCTCAACCGCATCGCGGGGGACAGGTGTTCATCACCTGCTGTGAGGATGACCGGCTGCCCCAAATGCTGGGCGGGAAGGTGTTCCATGTGAAACAGGGCGCCATCAGTGGATGATCCCTGCGGCCAGGCGGTAGCCTGTTCAATCAAACACAACAGATCCAATTACAGGCCCCCAACATGACAAAATGGAGGTAACCGTGATGAATTAGTACGCAGTGCTTCCCATTCTGGTTTTCGGCGGACCAGCTGCTGGCTTTCTCTGGGAGCTGATCGTGGGATTGGTCTGCCGGACAAGGCGCTATCTGCTGTGGGTGCCTGTTCTAGCGGGGGCGCTGGGACTGGCGCTGTGTGTGGTGTCTCCTTTCCATACCCTCCCGTTCTCCTTCCTACTGCTGTGCTGGGGGCTGTACGGTGGCGGACTTCTGTTTGGATGGAGTCTGTCCAACCTGCTCCGTGGCGGGGAGGACCACTTTCAGCGGTATGCCGTCCGTGCCGTTGCCCTCTGCTCCGGTGCGGCGCTGGCCATCGGCTTCGGTGTTCTGATCTCCCACGAGATGCGCAGCGCCACCTATACCATGGTGGAAGAAGACACCAGCGAGGAGCGCGTTCTGGCAGAGATCCCGGAGCTGGCCATTACAGAGACGGACCGGGAAATCCTCTCCGCCCTGGAGGAGAGTCCCTCCGTCCAGGCGGCCGTCGCCGGAGGGGAACAGTTCATCGATCTGCCACCGTCAGAACACGAGGACATCCACGCGATCCTGTCGGAATTTCTGGATGAAGAGCGCTACCAGTTTTCCGACGCGGGCGTCACCGCCCAGTCCGGGGAGGTCACCTCCCTGTATTACGATATTTTCGATCAGGAGAGGAATGTTCGGATCATCGTCATGGGCCTGGACACCGGAAATCTTAACAAGGTGATCACTGTCTACGATGGAGATCCGGAAGAGGAATTGTCCATGGTGATCTATGAAAATGACAACGGCGCCCTCCGCAAAATGAAGAAGCAGCGGATGTGGTTTTATGACTTCTATGAAACAGAGTTAGAATGAGGCACGGATCGCTCCCTCTACAAGGGCAGTTCCGCATCCGTAAGCGGCAAAGTCGCCAACAGATACCGAAAGGAGACCACCATGTACCTCCACATCGGCCAAAACGAAATTCTTCCCGACCGCCGGGTCATCGGCATCTTTGATCTGGACAAATGCAGTTACGGCAAGCGGACCCGGGAGTATCTGGCGGCCGCGGAGAAAGAGGGCGTGGTGCTGGACGTGTCCGGCGAGATCCCCAAGTCCTTCGTGGTGTGCGATCACCCCTATCACCGGCAGATCGTGTACCTCAGCCAGCTGAATTCCACCACCCTCCAGAAGCGGGCGGAGAGCGGAAACCTGGAATGAGCCAGGGGGAGATCCCATGGCGGCATATACGACACTGGTAAACCTTCCCCACTTTTTATCCTCGTTCACATCCCTGGAGACAGGAACTCTGGTGCTCTTTCTGGCGGCAGTGTTCACGGTGCAGCTGGTCCTGCTGCAAAATTACAGCAGGCGCCGGAGACGGCTGGTCCAGCCCGCTGCTTCTGGTGTACAGTGCGTTCCTTCTGCTGCTGTATTTTGCCTGGATGGCGCTGTTCACCGCCCTCCTGGCTCTGCTGACATATCTGATTTTGAAGAAATTACGCACTTGATTCCAACTTACATGGTTCAGGGCAAGGAGAAACGGGCCGGAGGCGGCTCCGGCCCGGCTCTTCTTGCCTTGGAACGGATATGAATATCCTGAAAGGAGAACCTGCATGGCAGAAAATGAACTGTTGAACTCCACTGCGGTGGACACGGCCAACGAGTACGACGCATCGGAAATTCAGGTGCTGGAAGGCCTGGAAGCCGTCCGGAAGCGGCCCGGCATGTATATCGGCTCCACGTCCACCTCCGGCCTGCACCATCTGGTCTATGAGATCGTGGACAACGCCATCGACGAGGCACTGGCCGGCTACTGCACCGACATCCTGGTGCGAATCAACGAGGGGGACACCATCACCGTGGTGGACAATGGCCGTGGCATCCCCGTGGACATCCAGGCCCAGACCGGCAAGCCCGCCCTGGAGGTAGTGTACACCGTCCTCCACGCCGGCGGCAAGTTCGGCGGTGGGGGCTACAAGGTCTCCGGCGGTCTCCACGGCGTGGGCGCCAGTGTGGTGAACGCCCTTTCCGAATGGCTGACGGTCCAGGTCCACCGGGACGGACATATCTATGAGATGAAGTTCTCCAGGGGCAATGTGACCCAGCCCATGACCATTGTGGGAGATACAGACCACACCGGCACCACTGTCACCTTCAAGCCGGACCCGGAGATGTTCGAGGATACGGAGTACAATTACGATACCCTCCACACCCGGATGCGGGAGGAGGCGTTCCTGAACGCTGGCCTGCGCATCCGCACTGTGGACGCCCGCCCCGGACGGGAGCAGGAGGACAACATGTGCTTCGAGGGCGGCATCCGGGAGTTTGTTACCTGGCTGAACAAGAGCAAGGATGTGCTTCACAACGACGTGATTTACATGTCCGGAGCCCGAGAGGACTCCGTGGCGGAAGTGGCCATGCAGTATAACGACGGCTACAACGAGACGATCCTCTCCTTCGCCAACAACGTCCACACGCCGGAGGGCGGCATGCACGAGGAGGGCTTCAAGCGGGCTCTCACCAATGTGCTGAACGCCTACGGCCGGAAGATCAAGCTGCTGAAGGACGACGAGAAGGTCTCCGGCGAGGACTGCCGGGAGGGCCTCACCTGCGTCATTTCCGTCAAGCTGACAGAGGCCCAGTTTGAGGGCCAGACCAAGTCGAAGTTGGGCAACAGTGAGATCCGGACCCTGGTGAATAACATCGTCTCCGAAAAGCTGGAGATCTTCCTGGAGGAGAACCCCCAGGTGGGCCGGATGATCCTGGATAAGGCTCTCACTGCCAATCGGGCGAGAGAGGCCGCCAAAAAGGCCCGGGAATCCATCCGCCGCAAGACGGCTCTCGGCGGCGCCGCCATGCCGGATAAGCTGCGGGACTGCAATGAGAACAATCCGGAGCTGACGGAGCTCTATATCGTCGAGGGAGACTCCGCAGGCGGCTCCGCCACCCAGGGGCGGGATTCCCGGTTCCAGGCCATTCTCCCCCTGTGGGGCAAGATGCTGAACGTGGAGAAGGCCCGGGCAGACAAGGTCTACGGCAACGACAAGCTCCAGCCCGTCATCACGGCCCTGGGCGCGGGCATCGGGGATGAGTTCGATCTGAACAGGCTCCGGTATCACAAGGTCATCATCATGGCCGATGCCGATGTGGACGGCGCCCATATCCGTACTCTGCTGCTGACCTTCTTCTTCCGCTTCATGCGGCCCCTGATCGAGGAGGGCTATGTCTACTCCGCCGTTCCGCCCCTGTATAAGCTGACCCGTGGCAAGACCACCCGAGTGGCCTTTGACGACATCCAGCGGGAGAAGATCGCCGCCGAGATGCGGGGCGACAACCCCAACGCCAAGATCGACATCTCCCGGTTCAAGGGCCTGGGTGAGATGAACCCCCATGAGCTGTGGGAGACCACCATGGACCCCACCACCCGGACGCTCCGGCGTATCACGCTGGATGACGCCGTGGCCGCGGACGAGACCTTTACCATCCTGATGGGCGAGAAGGTGGAGCCCCGGAAGGAATTTATCGAGCGCAACGCCCAATACGCGGTCAATCTTGACTATTGATCCGTAGGGCGGCTGCCCTCGGCCGCCCGTCCGATCAGATATGCCTTTGCGGGCCGGCGAGGGCGCCGGCCCCTACAAAAAGGAGATACGATACATGAGCAAAAAGCCCCAATACGATCCTGAGGAGATCCGGTACCCCGAACAGAAGATCGTGGAGTCACCGCTGGTCCCCGAGATGGAGAAATCCTACATTGAGTACGCCATGAGCGTCATCGTGGGCCGGGCTCTCCCTGACGTGCGGGATGGCCTGAAGCCCGTCCATCGCCGGATCCTCTACGCCATGTACGAGGATGGCCTCACGGTGGACAAACCCTTCAAAAAGTCCGCCACCTGCGTGGGCGACGTGCTGGGCCGGTACCATCCCCACGGCGATGCCAGCGTCTATGACGCTCTGGTCCGCCTGGCTCAGGATTTCTCCATGCGCTATCCCCTGGTGGACGGCCACGGCAACTTCGGGTCCGTGGATGGCGATCCCCCGGCGGCCTACCGGTACACGGAGGCCCGGATGTCCCGGCTCTCCGACGAGATGCTGCGGGACATTGAAAAGGACACTGTGGACTGGGACCCCAACTTCGACGAGACCCGCAAGGAGCCCCGTGTCCTGCCCTCCCGGTTTCCCAATCTGCTGGTGAACGGCTCCAGCGGCATCGCGGTGGGCATGGCCACCAATATCCCGCCCCACAACCTGCGGGAGGTGATCGGCGCCTGCATCTGCGTGCTGGACAATCCGGAGGCTCAGCTCAGTGATCTGATGCAGTACGTCAAGGGGCCGGACTTCCCCACCCGGGGCATCATCATGGGTCGCAGCGGCATCCGGCAGGCCTATGCCACCGGCCGGGGCCGGGTGGTGATCCGGGCCCGGCATGAGTTTGAGGAGTTCGGCAAGGACCGCACGCGCATTGTCATCACCGAGATCCCCTACCAGGTCAACAAGCGTATGCTCATCAAGAGCATGGCCGACCAGGTGGAAGACAAGCGTCTGGACGGCATCTCCGACATCCGGGACGAGTCCGACCGGGACGGAATGCGCATCGTCATCGAGCTGAAGCGGGACGCCAATCCCCAGGTGGTGCTGAACCGCCTGTTCGCCCAGACCCAGCTGCAGACCAGCTTTGCCATCAACATGCTGGCCCTGGTGAATAACCAGTCTCAGCCCAAGATCCTCTCCCTGCGCCACATCATTGACGAGTATCTGGCCTTCCAGGAGGAGGTCATTATCCGCCGCACCAAGTACGACCTGCGCAAGGCCCAGGAGCGGGCCCACCTGCTGGAGGGTCTGCTGGTGGCTCAGGACAACATCGACGAGGTTATCAAAATCATCCGCAGCAGCTACGACAACGCCAAGGAGAACCTGATGTCCCGCTTCGGTCTGGACGATGTCCAGGCCCAGGCCATTCTGGATATGCGGCTGAAAGCCCTTCAGGGCCTGGACCGGGAGAAGCTGGAGGCGGAGTACAAGGAGCTGGAGGAAAAGATCGCCTACTTCAACCAGCTGCTCTCCTCCGACGAGCTGCTGCGCAAGGTGCTGAAGGAGGAGCTCCAGGCCATCTCCGACAAATTCGGCGATGACCGGGTCACGGAGATCCAGGATGTGGAGGATGAGATCGACATCGAGGACCTGATCGAGGAGGAGCAGTGTGTCTTCACCCTGACCCAGGCGGGCTACATCAAGCGGACACCTGCCAGCGAGTACACCGCCCAGTCCAAGGGCGGCATGGGCAAGAAGGGCATCACCACCCGGGAGGAGGACTACGTGGTGGATGTGTTTACTGCCTCCACCCACGACTATATCCTCTTCTTCACCGACACCGGCAAGGTCTACCGGAAGAAGGGGTATCAAATCCCCGAGTCCGGCAAGGCTGCCAAGGGGACCAACATCGTCAACATCCTTCAGGTGGAGCAGGGCGAGCGGATCCAAGCCATGATCCATACCCGGTCCATTGAGGACGACGGCCGCTTCCTCTTCATGGTTACCCGGAACGGCACGGTGAAGCGCCTGCCGGCCAATACTCTGAAGAATCTGCGGAATAACGGCATCCGTGCCCTGCGGATGGAGGAGGGTGACCAGCTGATCGCTGTCCGGGAGACTGACGGCAGCCAGAAGATCCTCATCGCCACCCATGACGGTATGGCAGTCTGCTTTGACGAGAACGATGTGCGGCCCATGGGCCGGGACGCCGTGGGTGTGCGGGGTATCCGCCTGCGCCAGGGCGATTACGTGGTGGGCGCCGCCCGTGCCAAGGTCAATCATGCGGTGCTGGCCATCACGGAAAACGGCTACGGCAAGCAGACGCCGGTGGAGGACTATCGGATCACCAACCGGGGCGGCCTCGGCATCAAGAACTACATGGTGACGGACAAGACCGGCCCCGTGGTGGGCATCAAGGTGGTGGACGGCACGGAGGACCTGTTGTTGGTGACCCAGGCAGGCATCCTGATCCGCACCCCGGTGGACAGCATCCGCACCGCGGGCCGGGCCACTCAGGGCGTCATCGTCATGCGGTTCAAGGAGGAGGGGGATCACGTGATCTCCCTGGCGCTCACAGACCATGAGGAGGGCAGCGCCGAGGCCGAGGAATAAGGCCGTCCGGAGCCGGGGCGAAAACGCTTCTGCCGGAATGTTTATCAGAACACAGGGGGAGCTGTTCCCGAGGAGACGGCTCCCCCATTCAAAACCATCTTCCAAAAGGATTTCATGATGAAAACAGTCACCATCTACACCGACGGCGCCTGCTCCGGCAATCCGGGCCCCGGCGGCTGGGGCGCGATTTTGATGTACGGCCCCCACAGCCGGGAGCTCTCCGGCGGAGAGGCCGCCACCACCAACAACCGCATGGAGCTCACCGCCGTGATCCAAGCACTGTCCCTGCTGAAGGAGCCCTGCATCGTGGACCTCTGGTCCGATTCCAAATATGTGATCGATGGGCTGGAGAAGGGCTGGGCCAAAGGCTGGAAGGCTAGGGGCTGGAAAAAAGCTGACAAGAAGCCCGCCCTGAATCCGGATCTCTGGGACAGGCTGCTGTCCCTGACAGAGGTTCATTCCATCCGTTACCATTGGGTCAAGGGCCACGCGGAGAATGCGTACAACAACCGCTGTGATGAGCTGGCGGTGGCGGAGAGCCAGAAATACAAGTAGTATGTCTTCTGTACCCCGCAGAACGGGGCAGGCGCCGTACAAGCGGTTCGACGACGGCAAAGCCACGGCGGAGTCGGAATTTCCTCTCGCCGGGCAAATCAAAAAAATAGGTCCCCCACCGGCTCTGCCGGGCGAGGGACCATGCGGAGAGCGCATACAGCAACCACTGTGATGAGCTGGTGGCGGCCGGAGATCCTGATAGCCCCCGCTTCCTTCTCATGGGGAGAAAAAGTGAGAGAAACAGACCTATCTTCCAAAAAAAGACAAGTTTTTCTAAATTTTTCCGCTGTTTACGAAAACAGAAAAAAACATTCACAATCTGTTCATAAGAAAAACATAATTTAGAAAAAATTTTCGGATATCTTTATAATCAAGCAAAGGGTCCTCCCAAACCCGATGCGTTTTCTCCCTCCTAAAAACACACACAGCACAAAGGACCGCCACATGGCGGTCCTTTGTGTGTTTACGGCTGGATCAGCTCCTTGCTGAGATGGACGATGAAGTCCTGCACATTGGTGACGATGCCCCGGGCGGAGAGGCTTCCCCGGTCACTGAGTTTGTTCACGGCAAATTCTGAGATATCCACGCAGTAGAAATACACCTGCCGCACGGTTCCGTCTGCCAGCACCCGGTAGGAGGGGGTCATGTTTCCGGCGGCGATGGTGTGAAGGGCAGTGGCCATGCAGATCACCGTGGTGGCGGAGCGGATCTCTGCCCGCATGGCGTCCTGAGCGGCATAGACGTCTGCCAGCACCGGCGGCAGAGGCCCGTCGTCCCGGATGGAGCCCGCCAGTATGTACGGGACGCCGTGCCGTTCGCAGGTGTGCAGAATGCCGTTTTCGATCTGCTCCGCTTTCAGAAAGGCGGGAATCGATCCGTGGAGCCGCACCCGGTTGATGGTGTCCAGATGGTTGTAGTGCCCGTTGGGCTGACTTTCCTGCGTGTAGATGTTCTGCCCCAGAGCAGTGTTGAGGTAGGCTGCCTCCAGATCATGGGTGGCCAGCGCGTTGCCCGCCAGCACGGCATGGACAAAGCCGCCTGCGATGAGCCGGGAGAAGGCGTTGCGTGCGTCGTGGTCAAAGGCGAAGGCGGGCCCCATCACCCAGACTACCTTGCCGTGGTCCCGTTCGTGGCGCAGCAGTTCATAGAGCTCGTCATAGTCCCGGGAAAAGGCGGTCTCCCGGGAGCGGCCCTGCCGGAAGGCAAACACATCTCTGGCAACCCGGCGCTCCCGGAAGCCGTCCGGGTGGACGAGGATCCCCTCCTCTCCCTGTTCTGTGCGGCCGACGGCCACCAGATCTCCCTGCCGCAGGCGGCGGAATTCCCGGACGTCGATGCGGCCCCGATCCCACACGGCCACGCAGTCCATCCGGCTCTCCCGGGCCAGATGCCACTGCCCTGCGATTTTGAAGTATTCCGGAAAGATGCTCATGGCGTGGAAATTCTCCGGCGCCACGCCGTCCCGGGGCGCCGGGCGAAAGACGGCGTCCGGTGCGTTTTCCAGTGCGGGTGTGGAAAAGACCGGCGGAAAATAGGGGCGCAGCTGAAACGGCATAATGGCGTTCCTCCTTTGAAAGATGGTGCCGCTGTTCCACCCGGATGCAGAGAAGAAAAGCCCGGGGACCGCTCCTCGCAATACCTGCGGAGCAGTCTCCAGGCCCATCGGCATTCCCATCCGGCAAAAGGGCGCGGGAGGTTTGATTGCATTCAGAATATCAGAATGCCGCCAAAAAAACAAGGCCCTTTCTTGTAAATCCGGGCCGTCGGGTGTAGAATATCCAACATACAGGTTTTTCCTTCAAGGAGGCTTTTCAACATGAGAGACGGTTTTATCTCCGTGGCCGCAGGCACCCCCAAAATCCGGGTGGCGGACTGCCGCTATAACGCGGAACAAATTTTTACCCTGATGCGGGAGGCGGACAAGCAGGGGGTGAAGGTGCTGGCTCTTCCGGAACTGTGCCTCACCGGCTACACCTGCGGAGATCTGTTCCTGCAGGACACGCTGCTCCGGGGCGCCGAGGAGGGCCTTCAGACCATCCTGGAGGCTACAAGAAATCTGGAGATCGTGACGGCCCTTGGCCTGCCCGTGTGGGACAAATGGGACAACAAATTGTATAACTGTGCGGCTATTATACAAAAAGGAGAGATTTTGGGGCTGATTCCCAAGGTCTATCTGCCCAATTATGGGGAGTTTTATGAGCAGCGGTGGTTTGCATCCGGCAGCGGCGTGGAGCACGGGATTGAGCTGTGCGGGCAGCATGTGAGTCTCTGTACGAACCAGACCTTTGCCTGCGACACCATGCCCAACTTGGTGATCGGCGTGGAGATCTGCGAGGATCTGTGGGCCCCGGCGCCGCCCTCCGTGGAGCTGGCCCGGAAGGGCGCCACCGTGATTCTGAACCTCTCCGCATCCAATGAGCTGGTGGGCAAGGCGGACTACCGCCGCTCCCTAGTGACAGGCCAGTCCGCCCGGCTGATGTGCGGTTATGTGTACGCGGATGCCGGAGAGGGAGAGTCCACCACCGATGTGGTGTTCACCGGCCACAATATGATCGCGGAAAACGGTACCCTGCTGGCGGAGCGGCGGTTCGCCACCGGACTCACCGTCAGCGAGATCGATGTGGACCGGCTGATCCATGACCGCCGCCGGACCAACACCTTCACCTTCGGCAAGGAGCCGCCGGAGATCTGGCGGTGCGGCTTCACGCTGCCGGTGGAGGAGACCCGGCTCACCCGGTACGTCTCCCCATCTCCTTTCGTGCCGGAGGATGCCGCGGGCCGGGCGGAGCGGTGTGAGGAGATCCTGCGGATCGCCTCCCTGGGTCTGAAGAAGCGGCTGGAGCACACCGGCGCCAAGACGGCGGTGGTGGGCCTCTCCGGCGGGCTGGACTCCACCCTGGCCCTGCTGATCACGGCCCTGGCCATGGGGATGCTGAATCGGCCCGCCAGCGACATCGTGGCCGTCACCATGCCCTGCTTCGGCACCACTGCCCGGACGAAGTCCAACGCGGAGCTGCTGGCGGAGCGGATGGGTGCCACGCTGAAGATCATTGACATCTCCCAGGCGGTGCGGCGACATTTTACCGACATCGGACAGAACATGGAGAACCATGACGTCACCTTTGAAAACGGCCAGGCCCGGGAGCGGACCCAGGTCCTGATGGACATTGCAAACCAGACCGGCGGCCTGGTGATCGGCACGGGAGATCTCAGTGAGTTGGCCCTGGGCTGGTGCACCTACAATGGCGACCACATGAGCAACTACGCCGTCAACTGCTCCATCCCCAAGACCCTGGTGCGGCATCTGGTGGCCTATCTGGCCCGGGACAACGCGGAGAAGGACGAGGCCCTCCATGACGTGCTGGAGGATATTCTGGACACCCCTGTCTCCCCGGAGCTGCTGCCCGCTGTCCAAGGGGAGATCAGCCAGCGGACCGAGGATCTGGTGGGGCCCTATGAGCTACACGACTTCTTCCTGTAC
This DNA window, taken from Dysosmobacter welbionis, encodes the following:
- a CDS encoding NAD(+) synthase — its product is MRDGFISVAAGTPKIRVADCRYNAEQIFTLMREADKQGVKVLALPELCLTGYTCGDLFLQDTLLRGAEEGLQTILEATRNLEIVTALGLPVWDKWDNKLYNCAAIIQKGEILGLIPKVYLPNYGEFYEQRWFASGSGVEHGIELCGQHVSLCTNQTFACDTMPNLVIGVEICEDLWAPAPPSVELARKGATVILNLSASNELVGKADYRRSLVTGQSARLMCGYVYADAGEGESTTDVVFTGHNMIAENGTLLAERRFATGLTVSEIDVDRLIHDRRRTNTFTFGKEPPEIWRCGFTLPVEETRLTRYVSPSPFVPEDAAGRAERCEEILRIASLGLKKRLEHTGAKTAVVGLSGGLDSTLALLITALAMGMLNRPASDIVAVTMPCFGTTARTKSNAELLAERMGATLKIIDISQAVRRHFTDIGQNMENHDVTFENGQARERTQVLMDIANQTGGLVIGTGDLSELALGWCTYNGDHMSNYAVNCSIPKTLVRHLVAYLARDNAEKDEALHDVLEDILDTPVSPELLPAVQGEISQRTEDLVGPYELHDFFLYYMLRWGFPPRKIYRLALYALGKTYTPDVILKWLKTFYRRFFSQQFKRSCLPDGPKVGSAALSPRGDWRMPSDASAALWQAELETLE